The Pseudolabrys sp. FHR47 genome contains a region encoding:
- a CDS encoding outer membrane protein — translation MKKQILAMTMLAAAAAATAASAADLPRNNYYSQPAPGSYYNWAGWYAGAIVGYQWGDVPGTNTKPSGILGGVTGGYNWQNGQFVFGGETDLQISGADDTFAPYKFSNPWFGTLRGRAGMAWNNILVYVTGGLAYGGLKGESGALSETKTHIGWTLGTGVEFGLAQQWSAKIEYLYADLSNRAYSITGTNNGLETNMIRVGVNYRF, via the coding sequence ATGAAAAAGCAAATCCTGGCGATGACCATGCTGGCGGCCGCAGCCGCGGCGACTGCCGCTTCCGCCGCCGATCTGCCGCGCAACAATTACTACTCACAGCCCGCGCCGGGTTCCTACTACAACTGGGCGGGCTGGTATGCCGGCGCCATCGTCGGCTATCAGTGGGGTGACGTTCCCGGCACCAACACCAAGCCGAGCGGCATCCTCGGCGGCGTGACCGGTGGCTACAATTGGCAGAACGGCCAGTTCGTGTTCGGCGGCGAAACCGACCTGCAGATTTCGGGCGCCGACGATACCTTCGCGCCGTACAAGTTCTCGAACCCGTGGTTCGGTACCCTGCGCGGCCGCGCCGGCATGGCCTGGAACAACATCCTGGTTTACGTGACGGGCGGTCTTGCCTATGGCGGCCTCAAGGGTGAAAGCGGCGCGCTGTCGGAAACCAAGACCCACATCGGCTGGACGCTCGGCACCGGCGTGGAATTCGGCCTGGCCCAACAGTGGTCGGCGAAGATCGAATATCTCTATGCCGACCTCTCCAACCGCGCCTACTCGATCACGGGCACCAATAACGGCCTGGAGACCAACATGATCCGCGTCGGCGTGAACTACCGTTTCTAA
- a CDS encoding SDR family oxidoreductase gives MDSKAEQPPAALITGAARRIGAAIARALSRAGYNVVLHANHSRVDAEALAHDIERDGGRAAVVIGDLADAEALRRIIPAASVHAPLSLLVNNASLFDEDDAWTMTRDGFERTMAVNLTAPLFLAQAFAAQAPRVAASSIVNIVDQRVLRPTPKFFSYALSKASLHAATTTLAQAFAPLRVNAVAPGPTLPSPRQNGDQFAEQAALVPLGKGPAPEDIAAAVAYLAGAQSVTGMTIAVDGGQHLSWRTPDADITE, from the coding sequence ATGGATTCAAAGGCAGAGCAACCACCGGCGGCCCTGATCACCGGCGCGGCGCGGCGCATTGGCGCCGCCATTGCGCGAGCCTTATCGCGTGCCGGCTACAATGTCGTGCTGCACGCCAATCATTCGCGCGTCGACGCCGAAGCCCTCGCACATGATATCGAGCGCGATGGCGGCCGTGCCGCCGTCGTGATCGGAGACCTCGCCGATGCGGAGGCGTTACGCCGCATCATACCGGCGGCATCGGTGCATGCGCCGCTCAGCCTGCTTGTGAATAATGCCAGCCTGTTCGATGAAGACGACGCCTGGACAATGACCCGCGACGGCTTCGAGCGCACCATGGCCGTCAATCTCACCGCTCCGTTGTTCCTGGCGCAGGCCTTCGCCGCGCAGGCGCCTCGCGTCGCGGCATCTTCGATCGTCAATATCGTCGATCAGCGGGTGCTGCGGCCGACTCCGAAGTTCTTTTCGTATGCGCTGAGCAAGGCCTCGCTCCACGCGGCGACGACGACGCTGGCGCAAGCTTTTGCACCGCTGCGCGTCAATGCGGTGGCGCCCGGGCCGACGCTGCCGAGCCCGCGGCAGAACGGCGACCAGTTCGCCGAACAGGCGGCTTTGGTGCCGCTGGGGAAGGGGCCTGCGCCGGAGGATATTGCCGCGGCGGTCGCCTACCTTGCCGGCGCGCAGAGTGTGACCGGCATGACGATTGCCGTGGATGGCGGCCAGCATCTGTCGTGGCGCACGCCCGATGCGGACATTACAGAGTAG
- a CDS encoding outer membrane protein yields the protein MKRFVLAAAAVAMSMGAANAADMARRSAMPTKAPVYVAPIYNWSGFYAGINGGGGWGNASVSGPLSTGGDFDTKGGLVGGTLGFNYQMGQFVYGLEGDIDWTNLKGSATCAVGVTCEAKNNWLGTARGRIGYAFDRFLPYVTGGLAVGDVKTSATGLGSATSTKAGWTLGGGVEAAIAGPWTAKVEYLYVDLESANAPSGSSTDFKSNIVRGGINYRF from the coding sequence ATGAAGCGTTTCGTACTTGCTGCTGCCGCTGTCGCGATGTCGATGGGCGCAGCCAATGCCGCCGACATGGCGCGCCGCTCGGCGATGCCGACCAAGGCGCCGGTCTATGTCGCCCCGATCTACAACTGGTCGGGCTTCTACGCCGGCATCAACGGCGGCGGCGGCTGGGGCAATGCCTCGGTCTCGGGCCCGCTCTCGACCGGCGGCGATTTCGACACCAAGGGCGGCCTCGTCGGCGGCACCCTCGGCTTCAACTACCAGATGGGTCAGTTCGTCTACGGTCTGGAAGGCGACATCGACTGGACCAACCTCAAGGGCTCGGCCACCTGCGCCGTCGGCGTGACCTGCGAAGCCAAGAACAATTGGCTCGGCACCGCGCGCGGCCGCATCGGCTATGCCTTCGATCGCTTCCTGCCTTACGTGACCGGTGGTCTCGCCGTCGGTGACGTCAAGACTTCGGCGACCGGCCTCGGTTCGGCGACGTCGACCAAGGCAGGCTGGACGCTCGGTGGCGGCGTGGAAGCTGCGATCGCCGGCCCGTGGACGGCCAAGGTCGAATATCTCTACGTCGATCTGGAGAGCGCCAACGCGCCGTCCGGCTCGTCGACCGACTTCAAGTCCAACATCGTTCGCGGCGGCATCAACTACCGCTTCTAA
- the gltB gene encoding glutamate synthase large subunit, which produces MGSTADPGVPAPMGLYDPARDKDACGVGFIANIKGVKSHAIIEDGLRILCNLEHRGATGADPRMGDGAGILVQIPHKFFAKEASKLGFELPAPGQYAVGQLFMPHEANWQEIIRDIYADAIEREGLKLLGWRNVPKDNASLGESVKPTEPVHMQVFIGLGQKKLTEDEFERRLYILRKSISNAIYRRRERRTSSYYPVSISCRTVVYKGMFLADQLGSYYPDLHDPDFESAIALVHQRFSTNTFPAWSLAHPYRYLAHNGEINTLRGNVNWMAARQASVSSPLFGKDIKRLWPISYEGQSDTACFDNALEFLVQGGYSLAHAMMMLVPEAWAGNPLMDEERRAFYEYNAALMEPWDGPAALAFTDGRQIGATLDRNGLRPARYFLTTDDRIIMASEMGVLPIPEKDIVKKWRLQPGKMLLVDLAEGRVIPDEELKATLAKSHPYKEWLDRTQIVLEELPDAAGGAPKSNLSLLDRQQMFGYSQEDIKLLMSPMGSTGEEAIGSMGNDTPISAMSDKPKPLFTYFKQNFAQVTNPPIDPIREELVMSLVSIIGPRPNILDHEGMSNTKRLEVRQPILTNSDLEKIRSISEMTGDHFKSLTFDITYPADHGPEGMDWAIDELCVRAEEEVDGGCNILILSDRKASAERIPIPALLACAAVHHHLIRKGLRTSVGLVLETAEPREVHHFACLAGYGAEAINPYLAFETLSAMKDQLPGKLDDYELTKRYIKAIDKGLLKVMSKMGISTYQSYCGAQIFDAIGLKKEFVDKYFTGTHTQIEGVGLTEIAEETVRRHRAAFSDAPIYRTMLDVGGDYAVRVRGEDHVWTAETVKELQHAVRGNSVERYRAFAKAINDQSERLLTIRGLFTIKSAESDGRKPVPIDEVEPAKDIVKRFSTGAMSFGSISREAHTTLAIAMNRIGGKSNTGEGGEEAERFKPMPNGDSMRSAIKQVASGRFGVTTEYLVNSDMMQIKMAQGAKPGEGGQLPGHKVDKTIAKVRHSTPGVGLISPPPHHDIYSIEDLAQLIYDLKNVNPTGDVSVKLVSEIGVGTVAAGVSKARADHVTISGYEGGTGASPLTSLKHAGSPWEIGLAETHQTLVANRLRSRIAVQVDGGLRTGRDVVIGALLGADEFGFATAPLIAAGCIMMRKCHLNTCPVGVATQDPVLRARFKGQPEHVINYFFFVAEEVREIMAELGYRKMDEMVGQLQMLDQRRLVAHWKAKGLDFSKLFMKPKADAKTPIYHCEKQDHHLEAVLDRKLIAEAQAALDRGAPVRLQTAINSTNRSAGAMLSGEVAKRYGHEGLPDSTIHVRLTGTAGQAFGAWLAKGVTFELEGDANDYVGKGLSGGRIIIRPPADSGIVPEESIIVGNTVMYGAIAGECYFRGVAGERFAVRNSGATVVVEGTGDHGCEYMTGGIVVVLGNTGRNFAAGMSGGIAYVLDEDNTFQSRCNMAMVALEPVPEEEAIAEKEFGHQLETSGMVDIMSDLTTRDAERLKKLISDHARYTGSARAKAILADWARYRPLFKKVMPVEFARALAEMAKEKAATMQAAE; this is translated from the coding sequence ATGGGCTCGACCGCCGATCCGGGCGTGCCGGCGCCGATGGGCCTCTACGACCCCGCGCGCGACAAGGACGCCTGCGGCGTCGGCTTCATCGCCAACATCAAGGGCGTGAAATCGCATGCGATCATCGAGGACGGCCTGCGCATCCTGTGCAACCTCGAGCACCGCGGCGCCACCGGTGCCGATCCGCGCATGGGCGACGGCGCCGGCATCCTGGTGCAGATCCCGCACAAGTTCTTTGCCAAGGAAGCTTCGAAGCTCGGCTTCGAACTGCCCGCCCCCGGCCAGTATGCCGTCGGCCAGCTATTCATGCCGCACGAGGCCAACTGGCAGGAGATCATTCGCGACATCTATGCCGACGCGATCGAGCGCGAGGGCTTGAAGCTGCTCGGCTGGCGCAACGTGCCAAAGGACAACGCCTCGCTCGGCGAGTCGGTCAAGCCGACCGAACCCGTGCACATGCAGGTGTTCATCGGCCTCGGCCAGAAGAAGCTGACCGAAGACGAGTTCGAGCGCCGTCTCTACATTCTGCGCAAGTCGATCTCGAACGCGATCTATCGTCGCCGCGAGCGCCGCACCTCGAGCTATTACCCGGTGTCGATCTCGTGCCGCACCGTCGTGTACAAGGGCATGTTCCTCGCCGACCAGCTCGGCAGCTACTATCCCGACCTGCACGACCCGGATTTCGAGTCGGCGATCGCGCTGGTGCATCAGCGCTTCTCGACCAACACCTTCCCGGCCTGGTCGCTGGCGCATCCGTACCGCTATCTGGCGCACAACGGCGAGATCAACACACTGCGCGGCAACGTCAACTGGATGGCGGCGCGCCAAGCGTCGGTGTCTTCGCCGCTGTTCGGCAAGGACATCAAGCGGCTGTGGCCGATCTCCTACGAAGGCCAGTCGGACACCGCCTGCTTCGACAACGCGCTCGAATTCCTGGTGCAGGGCGGCTACTCGCTCGCTCACGCCATGATGATGCTGGTGCCGGAAGCCTGGGCGGGCAACCCGCTCATGGACGAGGAGCGCCGCGCTTTCTACGAATACAACGCCGCCCTCATGGAGCCATGGGACGGCCCGGCCGCGCTCGCCTTCACCGATGGCCGCCAGATCGGCGCCACGCTCGACCGCAACGGCCTGCGTCCGGCGCGCTATTTCCTGACCACGGATGACCGCATCATCATGGCCTCGGAAATGGGCGTGCTGCCGATTCCGGAAAAGGACATCGTCAAGAAGTGGCGCCTGCAGCCGGGCAAGATGCTGCTCGTGGATCTCGCCGAAGGCCGCGTCATTCCCGACGAGGAGCTGAAGGCGACGCTCGCCAAGAGCCACCCGTACAAGGAATGGCTCGACCGCACGCAGATCGTGCTCGAGGAACTGCCGGACGCCGCGGGCGGCGCGCCGAAGTCGAACCTGTCGCTGCTCGATCGCCAGCAGATGTTCGGCTACAGCCAGGAAGACATCAAGCTTCTGATGTCACCGATGGGCTCGACCGGCGAGGAAGCCATCGGCTCAATGGGCAACGACACGCCGATCTCGGCGATGTCGGACAAGCCGAAGCCGCTGTTCACCTATTTCAAGCAGAACTTCGCGCAGGTGACGAACCCGCCGATCGATCCGATCCGCGAAGAGCTGGTGATGAGCCTCGTCTCGATCATCGGGCCGCGGCCGAACATCCTCGATCACGAGGGCATGTCGAACACCAAGCGCCTCGAGGTTCGCCAGCCGATCCTGACCAACAGCGATCTGGAAAAGATCCGTTCGATCTCGGAGATGACCGGCGACCACTTCAAGTCGCTCACCTTCGACATCACCTACCCGGCCGACCACGGCCCCGAGGGCATGGACTGGGCGATCGACGAGCTGTGCGTGCGCGCCGAGGAAGAAGTCGACGGCGGCTGCAACATCCTCATCCTGTCGGACCGCAAGGCCTCTGCCGAGCGCATCCCGATTCCAGCGCTGCTCGCCTGCGCCGCCGTGCACCATCACCTGATCCGCAAGGGCCTGCGCACCTCGGTCGGCCTCGTGCTCGAAACCGCCGAGCCGCGTGAGGTGCATCACTTCGCCTGTCTCGCCGGCTACGGCGCCGAGGCGATCAACCCCTATCTCGCCTTCGAGACTCTGTCGGCGATGAAGGACCAGTTGCCGGGCAAGCTCGACGACTACGAACTGACCAAGCGCTACATCAAGGCCATCGACAAGGGCCTTCTCAAGGTCATGTCCAAGATGGGCATCTCGACCTACCAGTCCTATTGCGGCGCGCAGATCTTCGATGCCATCGGCCTGAAGAAGGAATTCGTCGACAAGTACTTCACCGGTACGCACACGCAGATCGAAGGCGTCGGCCTCACCGAGATCGCCGAAGAGACCGTGCGCCGCCACCGCGCCGCCTTTTCCGACGCACCGATCTACCGCACCATGCTCGACGTCGGCGGCGATTATGCCGTGCGCGTGCGCGGCGAGGATCACGTCTGGACCGCGGAAACGGTCAAGGAGCTGCAGCACGCCGTGCGCGGCAACTCGGTCGAGCGCTATCGCGCCTTCGCCAAGGCAATCAACGACCAGAGCGAGCGTCTGCTCACCATCCGCGGGCTGTTCACCATCAAGTCGGCGGAGTCGGACGGCCGCAAGCCGGTGCCGATCGACGAGGTCGAGCCGGCCAAGGACATCGTCAAGCGCTTCTCGACCGGCGCCATGTCGTTCGGCTCGATCTCGCGCGAGGCGCACACCACCCTCGCTATCGCGATGAACCGGATCGGCGGCAAGTCGAACACGGGCGAAGGCGGCGAGGAAGCCGAACGCTTCAAGCCGATGCCGAACGGCGACTCCATGCGCTCGGCCATCAAGCAGGTGGCCTCCGGCCGTTTCGGCGTCACGACGGAGTATCTCGTCAACTCCGACATGATGCAGATCAAGATGGCGCAGGGCGCCAAGCCCGGCGAAGGCGGCCAATTGCCCGGCCACAAGGTCGACAAGACGATCGCCAAGGTGCGCCACTCGACGCCGGGCGTCGGCCTGATTTCGCCGCCGCCGCACCACGACATCTATTCGATCGAGGATCTGGCGCAGCTCATCTATGACCTCAAGAACGTCAACCCGACGGGCGACGTGTCGGTGAAGCTCGTTTCCGAAATCGGCGTCGGCACCGTTGCCGCCGGCGTGTCGAAGGCGCGCGCCGATCACGTCACCATCTCGGGCTATGAGGGCGGCACCGGTGCCTCCCCCCTCACCTCGCTCAAGCATGCCGGCTCGCCGTGGGAAATCGGCCTTGCCGAAACCCATCAGACCCTGGTTGCCAACCGCCTGCGCTCGCGCATCGCGGTCCAGGTCGACGGCGGCCTGCGTACCGGCCGTGACGTCGTCATCGGCGCTCTCTTGGGCGCCGACGAGTTCGGCTTCGCCACCGCGCCGTTGATCGCGGCCGGCTGCATCATGATGCGCAAGTGTCACCTGAACACCTGTCCGGTCGGCGTCGCGACGCAGGACCCGGTGCTACGCGCCCGCTTCAAGGGCCAGCCCGAGCATGTGATCAACTACTTCTTCTTCGTCGCCGAGGAAGTGCGCGAGATCATGGCCGAGCTCGGCTATCGCAAGATGGATGAGATGGTTGGCCAGTTGCAGATGCTCGACCAGCGCCGCCTTGTCGCGCACTGGAAGGCCAAGGGTCTCGACTTCTCCAAGCTGTTCATGAAGCCGAAGGCCGACGCCAAGACGCCGATCTATCACTGCGAGAAGCAGGACCATCACCTCGAAGCCGTGCTGGACCGCAAGCTGATCGCCGAAGCGCAGGCCGCGCTCGACCGCGGCGCGCCGGTGCGGCTGCAGACGGCGATCAACTCGACCAACCGTTCGGCCGGCGCCATGCTGTCCGGCGAAGTCGCCAAACGCTACGGCCATGAGGGCCTGCCGGACTCGACGATCCATGTCCGCCTCACCGGCACCGCCGGTCAGGCCTTCGGCGCCTGGCTCGCCAAGGGCGTGACCTTCGAACTCGAGGGCGATGCCAACGACTATGTCGGCAAGGGCCTGTCGGGCGGCCGCATCATCATCCGTCCGCCGGCGGATTCCGGCATCGTGCCGGAAGAGTCGATCATCGTCGGCAACACCGTGATGTACGGCGCCATTGCCGGCGAGTGCTATTTCCGCGGCGTCGCCGGCGAGCGCTTCGCCGTGCGCAACTCCGGCGCCACCGTCGTCGTCGAAGGTACCGGCGACCATGGCTGCGAATACATGACCGGCGGCATTGTGGTCGTGCTCGGCAACACCGGCCGCAACTTCGCGGCCGGCATGTCGGGCGGCATCGCCTATGTGCTCGACGAGGACAACACGTTCCAGTCGCGCTGCAACATGGCGATGGTCGCGCTCGAGCCCGTTCCCGAAGAGGAAGCGATCGCCGAAAAGGAATTCGGCCATCAGCTCGAGACAAGCGGCATGGTCGATATCATGTCGGACCTCACCACGCGCGATGCCGAGCGGCTCAAGAAGCTGATCTCGGATCACGCGCGCTACACCGGCTCGGCGCGGGCGAAAGCCATCCTCGCTGACTGGGCGCGTTATCGTCCCCTGTTCAAGAAAGTGATGCCGGTCGAATTCGCCCGCGCGCTCGCTGAAATGGCAAAGGAAAAGGCCGCGACCATGCAGGCGGCGGAGTAA
- a CDS encoding outer membrane protein, with translation MKKLLLATAGVLALGAVTAQAADIPQRMPTKAPAYVAPALYNWTGPYVGLSGGGSFGSGSDAGIVGGTLGYNMQSGPWVFGLEGDMNWLSHTSAAVRNNWLATVRGRIGYAMGATGSWMPYVTGGVAFGDISNSVAGVGMVSDSKTGWTLGGGIEAAISGPLTAKLEYLYVDLGDGPTLAGVGSNYHSSIVRAGLNYRF, from the coding sequence ATGAAAAAACTTCTTCTCGCCACCGCGGGTGTGCTGGCGCTCGGCGCCGTAACGGCGCAGGCCGCCGATATTCCGCAGCGCATGCCGACGAAGGCCCCGGCCTATGTCGCGCCGGCGTTGTACAACTGGACCGGTCCTTATGTTGGCCTGAGCGGCGGCGGTTCATTCGGCTCGGGCTCCGACGCCGGCATTGTTGGCGGCACGCTCGGCTACAATATGCAGAGCGGCCCGTGGGTGTTCGGCCTTGAGGGCGACATGAACTGGCTCAGCCACACCAGCGCCGCCGTCCGCAACAACTGGCTCGCCACTGTGCGCGGCCGCATCGGCTATGCGATGGGCGCGACCGGAAGCTGGATGCCTTACGTCACCGGCGGCGTGGCCTTCGGCGATATCAGCAACTCGGTCGCGGGTGTCGGCATGGTCAGCGACAGCAAGACCGGCTGGACCCTCGGCGGCGGCATCGAAGCCGCGATCTCGGGACCGCTGACCGCCAAGCTCGAATATCTCTATGTCGACCTCGGCGATGGACCGACGCTCGCCGGTGTCGGCTCGAACTATCACAGCAGCATCGTTCGCGCCGGCCTCAATTATCGCTTCTGA
- a CDS encoding glutamate synthase subunit beta — MGKITGFLEFERHDRHYAPVEERIKHYREFIVPLPEGEVRQQAARCMDCGVPYCHGTSRITGQPTGCPVNNQIPDWNDLVYRGEWDEAARNLHSTNNFPEVTGRVCPAPCEASCTLNIDDNPVTIKTIECAIADRAIEQGLKPEIAAHKTGKKVAVVGSGPAGMACAQQLARAGHDVHVYERWAKAGGLMRYGIPDFKMEKVHIDRRVAQMQAEGVTFHYGVHVGVSMPIEKLTAEYDAVVLSGGSEKPRDLPIPGRELKGIHFAMDFLPQQNRRVGNEPLGDIEPILATGKKVVVIGGGDTGSDCIGTSIRQGAVSVTNFEIMPAPPEKENKDLTWPNWPLKMRTSSSHLEGAKRDFAVGTLKFSGENGQVKKLHCAHLDAQFKPVAGTEFEIEADLVLLAMGFVHPVHEGMLKSLDVALDQRGNVSADTLGYLTSVPKVFAAGDMRRGQSLVVWAIREGRQCAHAVDKFLMGSTTLPR; from the coding sequence ATGGGCAAGATCACCGGATTTCTCGAGTTCGAACGTCACGATCGTCACTACGCTCCGGTCGAGGAGCGTATCAAACACTATCGTGAATTCATCGTGCCGCTTCCCGAAGGCGAAGTGCGTCAGCAGGCCGCGCGCTGCATGGACTGCGGCGTGCCTTACTGCCACGGCACCAGCCGCATTACCGGCCAGCCGACCGGCTGCCCGGTCAACAACCAGATCCCGGACTGGAACGATCTGGTCTATCGCGGCGAATGGGACGAGGCAGCGCGCAACCTGCACTCGACCAACAACTTCCCCGAAGTGACGGGCCGTGTCTGCCCGGCGCCGTGCGAAGCGTCCTGCACGCTCAACATCGACGACAATCCGGTCACCATCAAGACCATCGAATGCGCCATTGCCGATCGCGCGATCGAACAGGGCCTCAAGCCCGAGATCGCCGCGCACAAGACCGGCAAGAAGGTCGCTGTCGTCGGCTCAGGGCCCGCAGGCATGGCCTGCGCGCAACAATTGGCGCGTGCCGGCCACGACGTCCATGTCTATGAACGCTGGGCCAAGGCCGGCGGCCTCATGCGCTACGGCATTCCGGACTTCAAGATGGAGAAGGTCCACATCGACCGCCGCGTCGCGCAGATGCAGGCCGAAGGCGTGACGTTCCATTACGGCGTCCATGTCGGCGTTTCGATGCCGATCGAGAAGCTGACCGCCGAATACGATGCCGTGGTGCTGTCAGGCGGTTCGGAAAAGCCGCGCGACCTGCCGATCCCGGGCCGCGAGCTCAAGGGCATTCACTTCGCCATGGATTTCCTGCCGCAGCAGAACCGCCGCGTCGGCAACGAGCCTTTGGGCGACATCGAACCGATTCTGGCGACCGGCAAGAAGGTCGTCGTCATCGGCGGCGGCGACACCGGCTCCGACTGCATCGGCACCTCGATCCGCCAGGGCGCCGTGTCGGTGACCAACTTCGAGATCATGCCGGCGCCGCCGGAGAAGGAAAACAAGGACCTGACCTGGCCGAACTGGCCGCTGAAGATGCGGACCTCGTCGAGCCACCTCGAAGGCGCCAAGCGCGACTTCGCCGTCGGCACGCTGAAGTTCTCCGGCGAGAACGGTCAGGTGAAGAAGCTGCATTGCGCCCATCTCGACGCCCAGTTCAAGCCGGTCGCTGGCACTGAGTTCGAGATCGAGGCCGACCTCGTCCTGCTCGCCATGGGCTTCGTCCATCCGGTGCACGAGGGCATGCTGAAGTCGCTCGACGTTGCGCTCGACCAGCGCGGCAATGTCAGCGCCGACACGCTCGGCTATCTGACGTCGGTTCCGAAGGTGTTCGCCGCCGGCGACATGCGGCGGGGTCAATCGCTGGTCGTCTGGGCAATCCGCGAAGGCCGCCAGTGCGCCCACGCCGTCGACAAGTTCCTGATGGGCTCGACTACGCTGCCGCGGTAA
- a CDS encoding DoxX family protein → MSKANAQMMADRAAGAAAMERLADRLTAMAPAPLDLSASHIVRQSPAVAAGLSASAAIARRAHERARRSQRPLLVNLVESFVSACASLPYAAVAFVLRLMMARVFFLDGQTRIDGIRLPVNVAELTNYYLVGWNFSVTVPTQVRPETFSAFATQYPLVPVPSAIAAYLVSYAEFILPIMLAIGLGTRFAALGLLVITAMILAFVAPDPLATAQIYWAAILLVLVSQGPGAASLDRLIRRFVGR, encoded by the coding sequence ATGTCCAAAGCCAATGCGCAGATGATGGCCGACCGCGCCGCGGGCGCCGCCGCCATGGAGCGTCTGGCGGACCGGCTGACGGCAATGGCGCCGGCTCCGCTCGATCTCTCCGCCAGCCATATCGTCCGGCAGTCCCCGGCGGTCGCCGCCGGGCTGTCCGCCAGCGCCGCGATTGCCCGCCGCGCCCATGAGCGCGCGCGCCGCTCGCAGCGTCCGCTGCTGGTCAATCTGGTAGAGAGTTTCGTTTCCGCCTGCGCCTCCCTGCCTTACGCCGCCGTGGCCTTTGTGCTGCGCCTGATGATGGCGCGGGTGTTCTTCCTCGACGGCCAGACCCGCATCGACGGCATTCGCCTGCCGGTGAATGTGGCCGAACTGACCAACTACTATCTGGTTGGCTGGAATTTCTCCGTGACAGTGCCGACCCAGGTGCGCCCCGAGACCTTCTCGGCCTTCGCCACTCAATATCCGCTGGTGCCGGTGCCCTCCGCCATTGCGGCCTATCTGGTCAGCTACGCCGAGTTCATTTTGCCGATCATGCTGGCGATTGGATTGGGTACGCGCTTTGCCGCGCTCGGCCTGCTGGTCATCACGGCGATGATCCTGGCTTTCGTCGCGCCCGATCCACTGGCGACGGCGCAAATCTACTGGGCGGCCATTCTGCTGGTGCTGGTCTCGCAAGGCCCCGGCGCGGCATCGCTCGATCGCCTGATCCGTCGTTTTGTGGGGCGTTGA